The proteins below come from a single Faecalibaculum rodentium genomic window:
- a CDS encoding IS110 family transposase yields MNHVAQTVIPVAGGLDVHKSFVVAVIKSTSDQGTVNTVKKRFSTFRADLEDLRDWLLQNDCHHVCMESTGKYWIPVYNVLETAMDEVRVCNPKWLSLVKGEKDDNKDAARICDLYRNGMTKSSYIPSKQIRTLRELTRLRQKYVQQRASDHNRLINCLTVNNYKLDMVFSNVRGISASRIIDLILSGESYTDEDILKCVSKRCKASQEDILRACHGLEFDKFQREKLKIIRDHIDELTKEIEKLDQLIAEACEDHKEPIDLLMTIPGVSEISARKIIAELGTEMDQFGKDSRVAKWAGLAPGSDESAGKIHSRHITKGGKHLKPVLIEVAWAAVRSKNPYYRCKFEILSLRLGKKRAIVAIARKVIVSIFHMFSDMKEWHPKDCDDCFVPRGLSVQKESRKLNKTVSTLKAMGMTEHQILKTIAKGFDDSEIKDDAGNSYDSITGEYITA; encoded by the coding sequence GTGAACCATGTAGCTCAAACTGTTATTCCGGTTGCCGGTGGACTTGATGTCCATAAATCCTTTGTCGTCGCTGTGATCAAAAGCACCAGCGATCAGGGAACGGTCAATACGGTAAAAAAAAGGTTCTCGACCTTTCGTGCAGATCTGGAAGACCTGCGGGACTGGCTCCTGCAGAATGACTGCCATCATGTCTGCATGGAATCGACCGGAAAATACTGGATACCGGTCTATAACGTCCTTGAGACAGCCATGGATGAAGTGCGGGTCTGTAACCCTAAATGGCTGTCTCTGGTGAAAGGCGAGAAAGATGATAACAAGGATGCCGCACGTATCTGTGATCTGTATCGAAACGGGATGACAAAATCCAGTTATATCCCGAGCAAACAGATCCGCACTCTCAGAGAGCTTACACGTCTTCGACAAAAGTATGTGCAACAGCGGGCTTCGGACCATAACCGTCTGATCAATTGTCTCACTGTCAACAACTACAAACTGGACATGGTTTTCTCCAATGTCCGGGGAATATCGGCATCCCGTATCATCGATCTTATCTTATCAGGAGAATCATATACAGATGAAGATATTTTGAAATGTGTGTCGAAGCGGTGCAAAGCTTCACAGGAAGATATCCTCCGGGCCTGCCACGGACTCGAATTCGATAAATTCCAGAGAGAGAAACTGAAGATCATCCGGGACCATATAGATGAACTGACGAAAGAGATAGAAAAACTGGACCAGCTCATAGCAGAGGCTTGTGAAGATCATAAGGAGCCTATCGATTTACTGATGACGATACCTGGAGTCAGTGAAATAAGTGCCCGAAAGATCATCGCTGAGCTTGGAACGGAGATGGATCAGTTTGGGAAGGATTCACGTGTAGCCAAATGGGCAGGTCTGGCACCAGGAAGTGACGAATCAGCAGGAAAGATCCATTCCCGTCACATCACCAAGGGGGGCAAGCACCTTAAACCTGTTCTGATTGAAGTGGCATGGGCAGCTGTCAGATCCAAGAATCCATATTACCGCTGTAAATTTGAGATCCTGAGTTTGCGTCTGGGGAAGAAAAGAGCGATCGTCGCGATCGCCCGAAAAGTGATCGTATCGATCTTCCACATGTTTTCGGACATGAAGGAATGGCATCCCAAAGACTGTGATGACTGTTTTGTACCAAGAGGTCTCTCAGTCCAAAAGGAGTCCAGGAAACTGAATAAGACAGTCAGCACACTGAAGGCGATGGGGATGACAGAGCATCAGATCCTCAAAACGATAGCAAAAGGGTTTGATGATTCTGAGATCAAAGATGATGCGGGTAACAGTTATGATTCGATCACAGGAGAATACATAACAGCCTGA
- a CDS encoding HAD-IIB family hydrolase, producing MKLLATDYDGTLCYGYGDVMPEDLDAIRRWKEAGNLFAVVTGRSGLSIHRELDKYDLNPDFIICNNGGLVFDGDGRRLSENYMETITAIDLVYAMKEMDDVCSVMVNDGMARHKICVNPQLEDPRYPGVKADLPEDEALSLPRYCQIVVSMTDSQAAEDMAEQINHFFGDHLAAYPNNTCVDVVAKGVNKGEGLQFALSWADVDEEDVYVLGDSWNDLPMIEAVPNSAAIVTAPEAVKAQASRTCTGLSELVGDLLA from the coding sequence ATGAAACTGCTGGCAACTGACTATGACGGCACCCTCTGTTACGGATACGGAGATGTGATGCCGGAGGATCTTGATGCAATCAGGCGCTGGAAAGAGGCGGGAAATCTGTTTGCTGTTGTGACCGGACGCAGCGGTCTGTCCATCCATCGGGAACTGGACAAGTACGACCTGAATCCGGATTTCATCATCTGCAACAACGGCGGACTTGTATTCGACGGAGACGGACGCCGTCTGTCGGAGAACTATATGGAGACCATCACGGCCATTGACCTGGTATATGCCATGAAAGAGATGGACGATGTGTGCAGCGTCATGGTCAATGACGGCATGGCGCGTCACAAGATCTGCGTGAATCCGCAGCTGGAAGATCCCAGGTATCCGGGTGTCAAGGCTGACCTTCCGGAAGATGAGGCGCTGTCTCTGCCGCGCTACTGCCAGATCGTGGTGTCCATGACGGATTCGCAGGCAGCGGAAGACATGGCGGAACAGATCAATCACTTCTTTGGAGATCATCTGGCAGCCTATCCGAACAACACCTGTGTGGATGTTGTGGCAAAGGGCGTCAACAAAGGCGAAGGTCTGCAGTTTGCCCTTTCCTGGGCGGATGTGGATGAAGAAGACGTCTATGTGCTGGGAGACTCCTGGAATGACCTGCCCATGATCGAAGCTGTCCCCAACAGTGCAGCCATCGTGACTGCGCCGGAAGCAGTCAAGGCACAGGCTTCCCGCACCTGCACGGGACTGAGCGAACTGGTCGGCGATCTGCTGGCCTGA
- the dapA gene encoding 4-hydroxy-tetrahydrodipicolinate synthase: MTSLPTGSIVALVTPFHEDGTVNTEKLKELVEFHISSGTDGILVLGTTGESSTMTEEEDDLAAGAVIEAAAGRIPVIVGAGSNNTATQLDKARKYEKMGADGLLLISPYYNKANTEGLVRHFQTVADEVSIPIILYNIPGRTGMSIPVDVVARLSTHPMIQGIKEASGNLSYAMNVSRLLNEDFVMYSGNDDIIVPMMGAGASGVISVLADIAPKQTHEMVKKYQNGDTQGALQLQKDLLDVIHALFIEVNPIPVKEAMNLMGMEVGGYRLPLYPMEEGHKETLKQSLQEAGLL; this comes from the coding sequence ATGACAAGCCTGCCAACAGGGTCCATTGTGGCCCTCGTCACACCGTTCCACGAAGATGGAACCGTCAATACAGAAAAGCTGAAAGAACTGGTGGAATTCCACATTTCGTCCGGTACCGACGGAATCCTTGTCCTGGGCACGACCGGGGAAAGCTCCACCATGACGGAAGAGGAGGATGACCTGGCAGCCGGGGCGGTCATCGAAGCCGCAGCCGGACGCATTCCGGTCATCGTGGGTGCGGGTTCCAACAACACCGCCACACAGCTGGACAAAGCCCGGAAATATGAAAAGATGGGTGCAGATGGACTGCTGCTGATTTCCCCTTATTACAACAAGGCGAACACCGAAGGTCTTGTCCGTCATTTCCAGACTGTGGCTGACGAAGTCAGCATCCCCATCATTCTCTACAACATCCCCGGACGCACAGGGATGTCCATTCCCGTGGACGTTGTGGCCAGACTCAGCACCCATCCCATGATTCAGGGAATCAAGGAAGCGAGCGGCAACCTGTCCTATGCCATGAATGTATCCAGGCTTTTGAACGAGGATTTTGTCATGTATTCCGGGAACGACGACATCATTGTTCCGATGATGGGCGCCGGAGCTTCCGGTGTCATCTCCGTACTTGCAGACATTGCTCCGAAGCAGACCCACGAGATGGTAAAAAAATACCAGAACGGGGACACACAGGGAGCCCTGCAGCTTCAGAAAGACCTGCTGGATGTGATCCATGCCCTGTTCATTGAAGTCAACCCGATCCCTGTCAAGGAAGCAATGAACCTTATGGGGATGGAAGTCGGCGGCTACCGCCTGCCTCTGTATCCCATGGAAGAAGGACACAAAGAGACTTTGAAGCAGTCTCTGCAGGAAGCAGGCCTGCTATGA
- a CDS encoding DUF2804 domain-containing protein has translation MKNTILTEDTELLDETGQVLSPGFARRPLWNYDRSRIHAPGFRIKEWDYYLVMTDEFAAAFTISDLGYLRMASVSFLDFEKGTDHTRTLLKPAGAPFMQENVIVWTGKDMMLRFTSEGDRHHVWCWWKQFGRGSDFRADLTFLEEPRESMNIVTPWPDRRKFYYNTKINCMPVTGTIVHDWHVKRLDADTDSGILDRGRGVWPYRIHWLWGTCSTQVNGIPFGFSIGYGFGDTSAASENVIFYDGAVHKLDDITLEIPHNPMLPWTVSSSDGRFEAVFTPELDRTAHINALLIESDQHQYFGRITGVVILDNGRQIEMRDLRCAIEDIRNRY, from the coding sequence ATGAAAAACACCATTCTGACAGAAGACACAGAACTTCTGGATGAAACAGGACAGGTCCTGTCCCCTGGATTTGCCCGGCGCCCGCTCTGGAACTATGACCGGTCCAGGATACATGCGCCCGGTTTCAGAATCAAGGAATGGGATTATTACCTGGTCATGACAGATGAATTCGCAGCAGCATTTACCATCAGCGATCTGGGATATCTTCGCATGGCGTCCGTCAGTTTCCTGGATTTTGAAAAAGGCACAGACCATACGCGAACTCTCCTGAAACCAGCCGGTGCACCTTTCATGCAGGAGAATGTCATTGTCTGGACGGGCAAGGATATGATGCTTCGATTTACATCTGAAGGGGATAGACATCACGTGTGGTGCTGGTGGAAGCAGTTTGGCAGAGGAAGCGATTTCCGTGCCGATCTGACATTCCTGGAAGAGCCACGGGAATCCATGAACATCGTGACTCCCTGGCCTGACAGACGGAAATTCTATTACAATACCAAGATCAACTGCATGCCGGTGACAGGCACCATCGTCCATGACTGGCATGTGAAACGGCTAGATGCAGATACGGATTCCGGTATTCTTGACCGGGGCAGAGGCGTCTGGCCATACCGCATCCACTGGCTCTGGGGGACGTGCTCCACGCAGGTGAACGGGATTCCATTTGGTTTCTCCATCGGGTATGGCTTTGGAGATACTTCAGCCGCGAGCGAAAACGTCATATTTTATGATGGGGCTGTGCATAAACTGGATGACATTACCCTGGAGATTCCTCATAATCCCATGCTTCCATGGACTGTATCCAGTTCAGATGGACGGTTTGAAGCAGTATTCACACCTGAACTGGACAGGACAGCCCATATCAACGCGCTTTTGATTGAATCTGACCAGCACCAGTACTTTGGCAGAATCACCGGTGTTGTCATTCTGGACAACGGCCGCCAGATCGAGATGCGTGATTTGCGATGTGCCATTGAAGACATCAGGAACAGATACTGA
- the dapF gene encoding diaminopimelate epimerase translates to MNRTELPVTKYHGCGNDFVIVHARDVQNLDWPQLAVALCDRHTGIGADGFIVVCTDPLEMVYYNQDGSRAPMCGNGIRCFSAFCLDEGLVQDQVFDVETMAGTKTVARLQDGTFRVMMGQPDFSRETIGTPFQVDHYLLNDHEITSFFMGTIHTVVFTDNAMGNIEIPGSEICHASLFPEQTNVNFVEVVDSGHLRVQTYERGCGVTLACGTGVCASAYQAWREGLTGPHVDVELRRGSLHIDIEDGTVFMSGPAVRIMKGVFYL, encoded by the coding sequence ATGAACAGAACAGAACTGCCTGTCACGAAATATCACGGCTGTGGAAACGACTTTGTAATCGTTCACGCCAGGGATGTCCAGAATCTGGACTGGCCGCAGCTGGCAGTGGCTCTCTGTGACCGGCATACCGGAATCGGGGCAGATGGCTTCATCGTTGTCTGCACTGATCCCCTGGAAATGGTGTACTACAACCAGGATGGATCCCGGGCTCCCATGTGCGGCAATGGCATCCGGTGTTTTTCTGCCTTCTGCCTGGATGAAGGTCTTGTGCAGGACCAGGTCTTCGATGTTGAAACCATGGCCGGCACAAAAACAGTGGCCAGGCTGCAGGACGGAACGTTCCGGGTGATGATGGGGCAGCCGGATTTTTCCCGGGAAACAATCGGCACTCCCTTCCAGGTGGATCACTACCTGCTCAACGATCATGAAATCACCAGTTTCTTCATGGGTACCATACATACAGTGGTCTTTACGGACAACGCCATGGGAAATATTGAAATCCCCGGGTCCGAAATCTGCCATGCCTCTCTGTTTCCGGAACAGACCAATGTCAATTTTGTCGAAGTGGTGGACTCCGGCCACCTCCGGGTACAAACCTATGAACGCGGATGCGGTGTCACCCTTGCCTGCGGCACCGGGGTCTGTGCCTCCGCCTATCAGGCATGGAGGGAAGGACTGACAGGTCCTCATGTGGACGTGGAGCTCCGGCGCGGATCTCTGCACATAGATATTGAAGACGGTACTGTCTTCATGAGCGGTCCGGCTGTCCGGATCATGAAAGGAGTTTTTTATTTATGA
- the dapD gene encoding 2,3,4,5-tetrahydropyridine-2,6-dicarboxylate N-acetyltransferase, which translates to MVMNAEAIIRFISESEKKTPVKVWFNADAPVQFPNCRVYGHLVIGDWKDIKPVLDSGAIADYTIENDCRNSAVPLLDLLNLNARIEPGAIIRDMVSIGSGVVIMMGAVINIGAVIGDNTMIDMNAVLGGRAIVGRHCHIGAGAVLAGVVEPASATPVVIEDDVMIGANAVVIEGCRVGKGAVVAAGAVVIEDVPPYAVVAGCPATVIKMKDARAAQKTELVDALRRL; encoded by the coding sequence ATGGTAATGAATGCCGAAGCAATCATCCGCTTCATCTCTGAATCAGAAAAGAAAACTCCTGTAAAGGTGTGGTTCAATGCCGATGCCCCGGTTCAGTTTCCGAACTGCCGGGTGTATGGCCATCTGGTCATCGGAGACTGGAAGGATATCAAACCGGTTCTGGATAGTGGCGCGATTGCTGACTACACCATAGAAAATGACTGCCGGAACAGCGCGGTTCCTCTTCTGGATCTCCTGAATCTGAATGCCAGGATTGAACCTGGTGCCATCATTCGGGATATGGTCTCCATTGGCAGTGGGGTTGTGATCATGATGGGGGCGGTGATCAACATCGGTGCCGTGATTGGGGACAATACGATGATTGACATGAACGCTGTCCTTGGCGGCCGGGCCATTGTCGGACGTCACTGTCATATCGGTGCCGGTGCTGTTCTTGCCGGAGTGGTGGAACCGGCCAGTGCGACACCTGTGGTGATCGAAGATGACGTCATGATTGGCGCGAATGCCGTAGTCATCGAGGGATGTCGCGTGGGGAAAGGGGCGGTTGTTGCAGCCGGTGCAGTGGTCATCGAAGATGTCCCCCCTTATGCAGTGGTTGCCGGATGTCCTGCCACGGTCATCAAAATGAAAGATGCCAGGGCTGCACAGAAAACAGAACTGGTGGATGCACTTCGCAGGCTGTAA
- the lysA gene encoding diaminopimelate decarboxylase, which yields MKLKIAGVEASSLAARFGTPVYVYDQGSLENRMREFADAFRSPEFDCHVAYASKAFCCIAMMELVQREGLWADVVSGGELYTAVKAGFNMKHILLHGNSKTDAELELALESGVGTIVVDNLSEAGRLAFLAQHYPQAGTRVLLRINPGVEAHTHAYIVTADIDSKFGISITRPDEICETCRILHESPALTFAGFHAHIGSQIFEPEAFAAEIDKVCSFAKQFQDQTGIQVSCLDLGGGFAARYTDKDDCPPIPVICRQILEAAARAKKQYGLQVKELIIEPGRSIAAEAGYTLYTVGGIKDTDHRRYVFVNGGMNDNIRPALYQAEYDADLADHLKEPKDEVVTIAGKCCESGDIIASDIRLQHAEPGDILAVYTTGAYGQSMASNYNRLAVPGTLFVKDGLAHWVIRPQTPDDLIRNDLSLNHTEAGEAE from the coding sequence ATGAAACTGAAAATCGCAGGTGTCGAAGCCTCTTCGCTTGCAGCCCGCTTCGGCACACCTGTCTATGTGTATGATCAGGGATCCCTGGAAAACAGGATGCGGGAATTTGCGGATGCCTTCCGTTCTCCTGAATTTGACTGTCATGTGGCGTATGCATCCAAGGCCTTCTGCTGTATTGCCATGATGGAGCTGGTGCAGCGGGAAGGGCTGTGGGCTGATGTCGTATCTGGCGGAGAACTGTATACAGCCGTGAAAGCCGGATTCAACATGAAGCACATCCTGTTGCACGGAAACAGCAAAACCGATGCAGAACTCGAACTGGCACTGGAATCCGGGGTCGGGACCATCGTTGTGGACAATCTGTCCGAAGCCGGACGCCTGGCTTTTCTTGCACAGCATTACCCACAGGCAGGTACCCGCGTGCTGCTGCGGATCAATCCCGGAGTGGAAGCCCATACACACGCCTACATCGTCACGGCAGACATCGACAGCAAATTCGGAATCTCCATCACCCGGCCGGATGAAATCTGTGAAACCTGCCGGATCCTGCATGAATCCCCTGCCCTGACTTTTGCCGGATTTCACGCACACATCGGATCACAGATTTTTGAGCCGGAGGCATTTGCAGCGGAAATCGACAAAGTATGTTCCTTTGCAAAGCAGTTCCAGGACCAGACCGGAATACAGGTTTCCTGCCTGGATCTGGGAGGTGGATTTGCGGCCAGATACACAGACAAGGATGACTGTCCTCCGATCCCTGTGATCTGCAGACAGATTCTGGAAGCTGCTGCCCGTGCAAAGAAACAGTATGGGCTGCAGGTCAAAGAACTGATCATCGAACCGGGCCGCTCCATTGCAGCCGAGGCAGGCTATACACTGTATACCGTCGGCGGCATCAAGGATACTGACCACCGCCGGTATGTGTTCGTGAACGGCGGCATGAACGACAATATCCGCCCGGCGCTGTATCAGGCGGAATATGATGCTGATCTCGCCGACCATCTGAAGGAGCCGAAAGATGAAGTGGTCACCATCGCCGGAAAATGCTGCGAAAGCGGTGATATCATCGCATCCGATATCAGGCTCCAGCATGCAGAGCCCGGAGACATTCTGGCGGTGTATACAACCGGTGCCTATGGTCAGTCCATGGCCTCGAACTACAACCGTCTGGCAGTCCCGGGGACTCTGTTTGTCAAAGACGGACTGGCACACTGGGTCATCCGTCCTCAGACACCGGACGACCTGATCCGGAACGATCTGTCATTGAATCACACGGAGGCTGGTGAAGCCGAATGA
- the cdaA gene encoding diadenylate cyclase CdaA, translated as MDFSINDVWIWLQLLLDILAVSTVLYSGLRIIRNNSRTIQIFKGILVVILIKLLALALGLHALNWLIDTFLNWGVVAVLILFQPEIRSMLEKVGKTTAIFSQNVSVSQISGMVDELVESCSAMSRTKTGALITIQMTQSLQDYIETGITMDAEVSSELLGTIFQYGTPMHDGAVIIQGVKIACAAAYFPPTARDLPTRYGARHRAAVGISEITDSITIIVSEETGAISVAMRGQLTQYSPDALHRFLMNKLAAPEEEAAFSMEPVLNTARKVGFNIPRRDLHQEKPRDERIKPLEVDDLYNAGGKDRHE; from the coding sequence ATGGATTTTTCAATCAATGATGTCTGGATCTGGCTGCAGCTGCTTCTGGACATTCTGGCAGTGAGCACCGTCCTGTATTCAGGTCTGCGCATCATCCGCAACAATTCCCGGACCATCCAGATATTCAAGGGGATCCTGGTGGTCATTCTCATTAAGCTGCTTGCCCTGGCGCTGGGACTCCATGCGCTGAACTGGCTCATAGACACCTTCCTGAACTGGGGCGTGGTCGCGGTGCTGATTCTCTTTCAGCCGGAAATCCGGAGCATGCTGGAGAAAGTCGGAAAGACAACGGCCATCTTCTCCCAGAATGTGTCTGTTTCCCAGATTTCCGGCATGGTGGACGAACTTGTGGAATCCTGTTCCGCCATGTCAAGAACAAAGACAGGAGCTCTGATCACCATTCAGATGACCCAGAGCCTGCAGGATTACATCGAGACCGGCATCACCATGGATGCCGAAGTTTCCAGCGAGCTGCTCGGGACCATTTTCCAGTACGGCACCCCGATGCATGATGGAGCGGTGATCATTCAGGGCGTGAAAATCGCCTGTGCTGCAGCCTATTTTCCGCCCACCGCCAGGGACCTTCCGACACGCTACGGTGCCAGACACCGGGCAGCTGTGGGGATCTCCGAAATCACGGACTCCATCACCATCATCGTATCCGAAGAAACCGGAGCGATTTCCGTCGCCATGCGCGGACAGCTGACGCAGTACAGCCCGGATGCACTGCACCGCTTTCTGATGAACAAGCTGGCAGCTCCGGAAGAAGAGGCGGCATTCAGCATGGAGCCTGTTCTGAATACAGCCCGGAAGGTGGGGTTCAACATTCCCAGGCGGGATCTGCATCAGGAAAAACCCAGGGACGAACGCATCAAGCCGCTTGAAGTGGATGATTTGTACAATGCGGGAGGCAAAGACAGACATGAGTGA
- the dapB gene encoding 4-hydroxy-tetrahydrodipicolinate reductase, which yields MKLIIVGTGRMGQLIRQKAEDAGHEVLAMGDVLSPGDVPALSAKADAIIDFSHPDNLDWILSLSGSAALVEGTTGFDPSHTERLRAASVTRPVFYASNYSLGVAVLQKLASDAAKMLRGFDIEIVEAHHSRKADAPSGTALSLLDAVDPESSFDRVYGRHGRPGPRTREIGIHAIRGGTVAGDHDVIFFGPDEVVRLSHHAGSREIFVNGALKAAEFLQKQQPGLYTMDELLEETAA from the coding sequence ATGAAGCTGATCATCGTGGGCACAGGGAGAATGGGACAGCTGATCCGCCAGAAAGCCGAAGATGCCGGACATGAAGTGCTGGCCATGGGCGACGTTCTGTCCCCTGGAGATGTTCCGGCGCTCTCGGCAAAGGCCGATGCGATCATAGACTTCTCGCACCCGGACAACCTGGACTGGATTCTTTCGCTTTCCGGCAGTGCCGCTCTTGTCGAAGGAACCACCGGGTTCGACCCCTCACACACAGAGCGGCTTCGGGCAGCCTCAGTCACCCGCCCTGTGTTTTATGCTTCGAACTATTCGCTCGGCGTGGCTGTTCTGCAGAAACTCGCGTCTGATGCAGCGAAAATGCTCAGGGGCTTTGATATCGAAATCGTGGAGGCGCATCACAGCAGGAAAGCAGATGCTCCCAGCGGCACAGCGCTGTCGCTGCTGGATGCTGTAGATCCGGAGTCCTCTTTCGACCGGGTGTATGGCCGTCATGGCCGTCCAGGTCCCCGTACCAGGGAAATCGGCATCCACGCCATTCGGGGCGGTACCGTTGCGGGTGATCATGATGTGATCTTTTTCGGTCCCGACGAAGTCGTCAGGCTCAGTCACCACGCCGGATCCCGGGAGATATTTGTAAACGGTGCTCTGAAGGCTGCGGAATTTCTGCAGAAGCAGCAACCGGGACTGTATACTATGGATGAACTACTGGAGGAAACAGCTGCATGA
- a CDS encoding M20 metallopeptidase family protein, with protein MKTDTTDCQLTGWKDDLHRHPELGLDLPWTSAYIRQALEKTDAQILEPMPHAVAAWFDFGRESTLMFRADMDALPVQEQTGAPCTSLVPGRMHACGHDAHMSILLGFAQSLAERTECACNVLLIFQPGEENPGGAKLICETGILEQYRVKAAFGFHVWPNLEAGTVGVRPGPMMAASSEVDITIEGRSVHAAKYREGADALQTAADLVGSIYRREAALSPDVFRLLRFGLLQAGTIRNVVAGSARLEGTVRAFEPDVFQGLKDMILSMARNAQVHSGCRIGVHFSDGYPAVLNHPGLTGKLLDSMPDLVRLEEPEMISEDFSFYQQRVPSVFFFLGTGTGIPLHDPHFDVPPSVLVQGVSFWNRVLDVMTRKESGFSREL; from the coding sequence ATGAAGACAGATACAACTGACTGCCAGCTGACAGGCTGGAAGGATGATCTCCACCGGCATCCGGAACTGGGGCTGGATCTGCCCTGGACCAGCGCCTATATCCGGCAGGCCCTGGAGAAAACCGATGCACAGATCCTTGAACCAATGCCGCATGCAGTGGCGGCCTGGTTCGACTTCGGGCGGGAATCCACCCTCATGTTCCGCGCCGACATGGATGCGCTGCCTGTACAGGAACAGACAGGTGCTCCCTGCACGAGTCTTGTCCCCGGCCGCATGCATGCCTGTGGACATGATGCGCATATGAGCATTCTTCTCGGATTTGCCCAAAGTCTTGCAGAGCGGACAGAGTGCGCCTGCAACGTTCTTCTGATTTTCCAGCCTGGTGAAGAGAACCCGGGAGGCGCGAAGCTGATCTGCGAAACCGGGATCCTGGAACAGTACAGAGTCAAAGCCGCCTTTGGATTCCATGTCTGGCCGAACCTGGAGGCTGGGACTGTGGGTGTGAGACCCGGTCCGATGATGGCAGCCAGCAGTGAAGTGGATATCACAATTGAAGGCCGCAGCGTGCATGCCGCCAAATACAGGGAAGGGGCCGATGCGCTGCAGACAGCTGCAGATCTGGTCGGCAGCATTTACCGCAGGGAAGCCGCATTGTCTCCCGATGTGTTTCGACTGCTGCGGTTTGGCCTGCTGCAGGCCGGAACCATCCGCAATGTGGTGGCCGGCAGCGCCAGACTGGAAGGAACAGTCCGGGCTTTTGAACCGGATGTGTTCCAGGGCCTCAAGGATATGATCCTGTCGATGGCCCGAAATGCGCAGGTGCACAGCGGCTGCAGGATCGGCGTTCATTTTTCCGACGGATATCCGGCGGTCCTGAACCATCCGGGTCTCACCGGGAAGCTGCTGGACTCCATGCCGGATCTCGTCAGGCTGGAAGAACCGGAGATGATCAGCGAGGACTTCTCGTTTTACCAGCAGCGTGTTCCTTCCGTGTTCTTCTTTCTGGGAACCGGCACGGGTATTCCTCTGCATGATCCGCATTTTGATGTTCCCCCATCGGTGCTGGTGCAGGGAGTATCCTTCTGGAACAGGGTACTGGATGTCATGACTCGGAAAGAGAGCGGTTTCAGCAGAGAATTATGA
- a CDS encoding LytR/AlgR family response regulator transcription factor — translation MIRIAILEHEKETKEIVFLLARVFRQNDWVFRHYFKASELARKMKEESYQIFIFDEMFRSPRMESVFVHDNPDAVFIYLCEDPLVTKGNDDRERIFYLGKNSLAAGLDSISQRLVSQSSQNDHYTLAYDGTHVNIPYQEIFYVEKIEKMVWFHTRKGVFHKRMNMSDLEKLFSPYGFLRVHVSYLVNRKHIRSWHKEDVELVTGDLVPLSRAQKRRLRQEKDVPVSGERV, via the coding sequence ATGATTCGGATAGCAATTCTTGAACATGAAAAGGAAACGAAGGAAATCGTTTTTCTGCTGGCCAGAGTGTTTCGTCAGAATGACTGGGTCTTCCGCCATTACTTCAAGGCAAGCGAACTTGCCAGAAAAATGAAGGAAGAATCATACCAGATATTTATCTTCGACGAAATGTTCCGTTCTCCCCGGATGGAGTCCGTGTTTGTGCATGATAATCCGGACGCAGTATTCATTTACCTGTGCGAGGACCCTCTCGTGACCAAAGGGAATGACGACAGGGAGCGGATTTTCTACCTTGGCAAAAACTCGCTGGCTGCAGGTCTGGACAGCATCAGCCAGCGGCTGGTTTCCCAGTCTTCTCAAAACGACCATTACACCCTTGCCTACGACGGGACCCATGTCAACATTCCATACCAGGAAATATTTTATGTGGAAAAAATTGAGAAAATGGTCTGGTTTCACACCCGCAAGGGCGTGTTCCACAAGCGGATGAACATGTCAGATCTTGAAAAGCTCTTTTCGCCCTATGGATTTCTGCGGGTACACGTCTCGTATCTCGTCAACCGCAAACACATACGCTCCTGGCACAAAGAAGATGTGGAACTGGTAACAGGTGATCTCGTCCCGCTGTCCCGGGCGCAGAAGCGCAGGCTGCGCCAGGAAAAAGACGTGCCGGTATCCGGCGAACGCGTGTAA